Proteins from a genomic interval of Microbacterium esteraromaticum:
- a CDS encoding sensor histidine kinase: MTTNPSPPPPPVPPVPPAPAPPVADAQAKDGNTPPLRILLTILELAALGAIGTGVISVLAGALGLGVGLLFAFGIGAIVLVGVVYGLFGVAWFEVRRVSTLYDIDLPDLRWRAPSKPGFSGWLGSLARQSISGPMWRAVANFTLACIAGSLVIRLFGGMIWSAFFALSPLTGQDTTPGPFGAVIHSAWAPFVGILGVLAAGAAIVGLALLHRVISRALVVPNREAELTAQVRTSSAQRAGAVRAAEVERTRIERDLHDGVQPRLVSVGMTLGLAQQKIDNDPAAAKELIGEAHTSTKAAITELRQLARGIHTSVLDDRGLDAALSALAGRSHIPVHLDVRIEPGAVGGCRDAEAAVYFAIAESLTNAAKHSRASECRVVVRSRDNGLWARVEDNGLGGAQVQPGGGLDGITNRVLAAGGTFRLESPAGGPTSLEVTVPCAS; the protein is encoded by the coding sequence ATGACCACGAATCCGTCTCCCCCGCCGCCACCGGTGCCGCCGGTTCCCCCGGCACCCGCACCGCCCGTGGCCGATGCCCAGGCCAAGGACGGCAACACACCACCGTTGCGCATTCTGCTCACCATCCTTGAGCTGGCCGCTCTCGGTGCCATCGGCACCGGGGTCATCAGTGTGCTGGCGGGCGCTCTCGGCCTCGGTGTCGGGCTGTTGTTCGCGTTCGGTATCGGAGCGATCGTTCTCGTGGGTGTGGTGTACGGCCTGTTCGGCGTCGCCTGGTTCGAAGTGCGTCGCGTGAGCACGCTGTACGACATCGACCTGCCTGATCTGAGATGGCGCGCCCCCAGCAAGCCCGGCTTCAGCGGCTGGCTCGGATCTCTCGCACGGCAGTCGATCAGCGGCCCGATGTGGCGCGCGGTCGCGAACTTCACACTCGCCTGCATCGCCGGCTCGCTGGTGATCCGCCTGTTCGGGGGAATGATCTGGTCAGCGTTCTTCGCGTTGTCGCCCTTGACCGGACAGGACACCACCCCGGGGCCGTTCGGTGCCGTGATCCACTCCGCATGGGCGCCGTTCGTCGGCATCCTCGGTGTACTTGCGGCGGGCGCCGCGATCGTCGGCCTCGCGTTGCTGCATCGCGTCATCAGCCGTGCTCTGGTGGTTCCCAACCGTGAGGCCGAGCTGACCGCGCAGGTGCGCACGTCCAGCGCGCAGCGCGCGGGCGCGGTGCGCGCCGCCGAAGTGGAACGCACCCGCATCGAACGTGACCTGCATGATGGCGTCCAGCCCCGGCTCGTATCGGTGGGCATGACCCTCGGCCTGGCGCAGCAGAAGATCGACAATGATCCCGCCGCGGCCAAGGAGCTGATCGGCGAGGCACACACCTCGACGAAGGCGGCGATCACTGAACTGCGGCAGCTGGCCCGTGGCATCCACACCTCAGTGCTGGACGATCGCGGACTCGACGCGGCGCTGTCGGCGCTGGCGGGGCGCTCACACATCCCCGTGCATCTCGACGTGCGTATCGAGCCGGGTGCGGTGGGCGGATGCCGGGACGCCGAGGCGGCCGTGTACTTCGCGATCGCCGAGTCGTTGACCAACGCCGCCAAGCATTCGCGCGCCAGCGAGTGCCGGGTCGTGGTGCGTAGTCGAGACAACGGTCTGTGGGCCCGTGTCGAGGACAACGGACTGGGTGGTGCCCAGGTGCAGCCCGGTGGTGGCCTCGACGGCATCACCAACCGGGTGCTGGCGGCCGGCGGAACGTTCCGCCTGGAGAGCCCCGCGGGCGGTCCGACGAGCTTGGAGGTGACGGTGCCATGCGCATCCTGA
- a CDS encoding response regulator: protein MRILICEDSVLLREGLVRLLEDAGHEVVAALPDTDGLMDAVVETAPDLCILDVRLPPSFTDEGIRAALALRAGHPTLPLLVLSQYVEERYASELIAAQGGALGYLLKDRVADVGDFVGSVERIAAGATELDPEVVAQLLTRRNRDERMLRLTERERTVLALIAEGKSNGAIAGLLFLSEASVEKHITSIFQKLGLDPADGNRRVLAALAHIDNTNNGKEQGGQ, encoded by the coding sequence ATGCGCATCCTGATCTGCGAGGACTCCGTGCTGTTGCGTGAGGGGCTGGTACGTCTGCTCGAAGACGCCGGTCACGAGGTGGTCGCGGCCCTGCCCGACACGGACGGGCTGATGGATGCCGTTGTCGAGACCGCACCCGATCTGTGCATTCTCGATGTGCGCCTGCCGCCGTCGTTCACCGACGAGGGCATCCGTGCGGCTCTGGCGCTGCGCGCCGGGCATCCGACACTCCCCTTGCTCGTGCTCTCGCAGTATGTCGAGGAGCGGTACGCGAGCGAGCTGATCGCCGCGCAGGGTGGCGCGCTCGGGTACCTGCTCAAGGATCGTGTCGCCGACGTCGGTGACTTCGTGGGATCGGTGGAGCGGATCGCGGCGGGCGCAACCGAGCTGGATCCCGAGGTGGTCGCGCAGCTGCTGACGCGTCGCAATCGCGACGAGCGGATGCTGCGGCTCACCGAACGGGAGCGCACGGTGCTTGCGCTCATCGCCGAGGGCAAGTCGAACGGTGCGATCGCCGGATTGCTGTTCCTCAGTGAGGCGAGCGTCGAGAAGCACATCACGTCGATCTTTCAGAAGCTCGGGCTCGATCCGGCGGACGGCAATCGCCGAGTGCTGGCGGCGCTCGCGCACATCGACAACACGAACAATGGCAAAGAACAGGGAGGCCAGTGA
- a CDS encoding universal stress protein: MTEKIVVGVTGASGSRRAVDWAAARAVARKQQLELINVVGGAVGMIGEGAVLQAAREAADELLREEAERIASDGLTVTTRIETGDPVHTLIDASKDAALLVIGSDYQGPGQGPARGSHGIRIAAASSSPVVVVPDFDITGERSGVVVAVDGSPVSESAIAFAAAEADRLGEPLTALIVWTPIAVPRNALMVMPQAYREGMEQSAREALSLSLAGLRSQYPGLEIEEAVAEGFPSVIINELAESAHLTVVGSRGHGAVRRFLLGSISHEVLQRLATVTAVVR; this comes from the coding sequence ATGACCGAGAAGATCGTCGTCGGAGTCACTGGGGCCTCAGGCAGCCGCCGTGCTGTCGATTGGGCCGCGGCACGTGCAGTGGCACGCAAGCAGCAGCTCGAACTGATCAACGTCGTCGGTGGTGCCGTCGGCATGATCGGTGAAGGAGCCGTGCTGCAGGCCGCCAGAGAGGCCGCGGACGAACTGCTCCGCGAAGAGGCCGAGCGGATCGCATCCGATGGTCTCACCGTCACCACGCGCATCGAGACCGGCGACCCGGTTCACACGCTCATCGACGCGTCCAAGGACGCCGCCCTGCTCGTGATCGGCAGCGACTACCAGGGGCCGGGACAGGGTCCTGCCCGTGGTTCGCACGGTATCCGCATCGCGGCCGCGTCGTCGAGCCCGGTCGTCGTCGTCCCCGACTTCGACATCACCGGGGAGCGCTCCGGTGTCGTCGTCGCGGTCGACGGCTCCCCCGTCTCGGAATCGGCCATCGCCTTCGCCGCCGCCGAGGCCGACCGACTCGGCGAGCCGCTCACCGCGCTGATCGTATGGACGCCCATCGCGGTACCCCGCAACGCGCTGATGGTGATGCCGCAGGCCTACCGTGAGGGCATGGAGCAGAGCGCCCGTGAGGCGCTGTCGCTCTCGTTGGCCGGCCTGCGTTCGCAGTACCCGGGTCTCGAGATCGAAGAGGCCGTCGCTGAGGGCTTCCCGTCGGTGATCATCAACGAGCTCGCCGAGAGCGCGCACCTCACGGTCGTCGGCAGCCGCGGTCACGGTGCCGTGCGTCGCTTCCTGCTGGGCTCGATCAGCCACGAGGTGCTGCAGCGACTCGCGACGGTGACCGCCGTCGTGCGCTGA
- a CDS encoding NUDIX hydrolase encodes MDLRVAAYGVVTDDAGRVLLARWVEGRRVAWTMPGGGLEAGEDPELAVRRELREETGFDIEPTELLGIHSRVIPASRRVRRDDMDTPLHTLRIVYRARIIGGTLRFEKNGSTDMAAWFTLDEVAELQRVRLVDTALRMAQIL; translated from the coding sequence ATGGATCTGCGGGTAGCGGCGTACGGCGTCGTCACGGACGATGCCGGTCGCGTCCTGCTGGCGCGGTGGGTCGAGGGCCGTCGCGTCGCATGGACGATGCCCGGCGGAGGCCTCGAGGCGGGCGAGGATCCCGAACTCGCCGTGCGCCGGGAACTGCGCGAAGAGACCGGTTTCGATATCGAGCCGACCGAACTGCTCGGCATCCACTCCCGGGTGATTCCCGCGTCACGGCGTGTGCGCCGAGACGACATGGACACGCCGCTGCACACCCTGCGCATCGTCTACCGCGCCAGGATCATCGGAGGCACCCTGCGCTTCGAGAAGAACGGCTCGACCGATATGGCGGCCTGGTTCACTCTCGACGAGGTCGCCGAACTGCAGCGCGTCCGGCTCGTCGACACGGCGCTGCGGATGGCGCAGATCCTCTGA
- a CDS encoding amidohydrolase family protein has protein sequence MHSSLLAVSAVRNIRPWGGDRSDILIENGLITAVVPAEDRAPAHGEIDGRGMLALPGLVNAHAHVDKSWWGHPWQSYGGEPGTDGRIRHERARRDELGIPSVETTAQVLEQFVRHGTTAMRTHVDVDTGIGLRGIDAVREAVAAYQGALACEIVAFPQDGVLRRPGVLELLADAARAGVEHIGGLDPAGIDRDPVGQIDAIFALAAEHGCGLDIHLHDGGSLGAFQFDLILDRTQRLGLQGRVNIAHGFAIVEVDAVRRRDLLHTMAELDVTMTTVAPVRMPQLSVHEFDDAGVRYGLGTDGIRDLWSPYGTGDVMGIAWQHARGGGIVRDEDLRRVVERATSAAAPFAGVERADLTPGSRADVVLVDAENPMDALVRVVPREIVIGAGRVLHG, from the coding sequence ATGCACTCGTCGTTGCTCGCCGTATCCGCCGTCCGCAACATCCGCCCGTGGGGCGGTGACCGAAGCGACATCCTCATCGAGAACGGCCTGATCACCGCCGTCGTTCCCGCCGAAGATCGCGCGCCTGCGCACGGAGAGATCGACGGCCGGGGCATGCTCGCCCTGCCCGGGCTCGTGAACGCGCACGCCCACGTCGACAAGTCGTGGTGGGGCCACCCGTGGCAGTCCTACGGTGGCGAGCCGGGCACCGACGGACGGATCCGCCATGAGCGCGCCCGCCGCGACGAGTTGGGCATTCCCAGCGTCGAGACCACCGCCCAGGTGCTCGAACAGTTCGTGCGGCACGGCACCACCGCGATGCGCACGCACGTCGACGTCGACACGGGCATCGGTCTGCGCGGCATCGACGCCGTGCGCGAGGCTGTAGCGGCTTACCAGGGGGCGTTGGCGTGCGAGATCGTCGCGTTTCCGCAGGACGGTGTGCTGCGCAGGCCGGGAGTGCTCGAGCTGCTCGCCGACGCCGCGCGCGCCGGCGTGGAGCACATCGGTGGCCTCGATCCGGCGGGCATCGACCGTGACCCGGTGGGGCAGATCGATGCGATCTTCGCGCTGGCGGCTGAGCACGGGTGTGGCCTGGACATCCACCTGCACGACGGTGGATCGCTCGGGGCGTTCCAGTTCGACCTGATTCTGGATCGGACGCAGCGCCTCGGTCTGCAGGGCAGGGTCAACATCGCGCACGGCTTCGCCATCGTCGAGGTGGATGCTGTGCGCCGCCGCGATCTGCTGCACACCATGGCCGAGCTCGACGTGACGATGACGACCGTCGCACCGGTGCGGATGCCGCAGCTGAGCGTGCACGAGTTCGATGACGCCGGCGTGCGCTACGGACTCGGCACCGACGGCATCCGCGATCTGTGGAGCCCGTACGGAACGGGGGACGTGATGGGCATTGCGTGGCAGCACGCGCGCGGTGGAGGCATCGTGCGTGATGAGGACCTACGGCGCGTGGTCGAACGGGCGACGTCGGCCGCCGCCCCGTTCGCGGGCGTGGAGCGCGCTGATCTCACGCCGGGATCGCGCGCGGATGTGGTTCTGGTCGACGCCGAGAATCCGATGGATGCCCTGGTGCGCGTTGTTCCGCGCGAGATCGTCATCGGCGCCGGGCGTGTACTGCACGGCTGA
- a CDS encoding aminoacyl-tRNA deacylase — protein MRDAATARGLEIEIRERPDARSLHEAAELLGLTPSDIVKTLVVKKSDDTYLFALVPGGRSISWPKLRAVVGVNRLRLPEPDLALAATGYERGTIVPIGSTVDWPVYVDETVLGRRVAMGAGSHGFSLFVDADALVRAYDATIADISVPE, from the coding sequence GTGCGCGACGCTGCGACCGCTCGCGGTCTCGAGATCGAGATCCGCGAGCGGCCTGACGCGCGCAGTCTGCACGAGGCCGCTGAACTGCTCGGGCTCACGCCGTCCGACATCGTGAAGACCCTGGTGGTCAAGAAGTCGGATGACACGTACTTGTTCGCGTTGGTGCCCGGCGGCCGATCGATCTCGTGGCCGAAGCTGCGCGCCGTCGTCGGCGTCAACCGGCTTCGGCTGCCGGAACCCGACCTCGCACTGGCCGCGACCGGATATGAACGCGGCACGATCGTCCCGATCGGCAGCACGGTTGACTGGCCCGTGTACGTCGACGAGACGGTGCTCGGCCGACGGGTCGCGATGGGCGCCGGAAGTCACGGCTTCAGCCTGTTCGTCGACGCGGATGCCCTCGTGCGCGCCTACGACGCGACGATCGCCGACATCTCCGTCCCGGAGTGA
- a CDS encoding DNA helicase, with amino-acid sequence MNLSRKRKKELRQLQKNAGRLWESQQVLVADAAEIAREAGRQLGNFNREQVVPAMHDSYERHVAPTVNRGKKVVDERVVPIVGGVVGTALSAWDVANQKRHVLTGRPVPVAVPEKKGLGLGSVIAIVLGAAAAVGVVVAAWQALRADDELWVADDPLSPPNV; translated from the coding sequence GTGAACCTCAGCCGTAAGCGCAAGAAGGAACTGCGCCAGCTTCAAAAGAACGCCGGCCGACTCTGGGAATCGCAGCAGGTTCTCGTGGCCGATGCCGCAGAGATCGCACGCGAGGCCGGACGCCAGCTCGGCAACTTCAACCGTGAGCAGGTCGTGCCCGCGATGCATGACTCCTACGAGCGCCACGTCGCTCCGACGGTGAACCGCGGCAAGAAGGTCGTCGATGAGCGGGTCGTCCCGATCGTCGGCGGCGTCGTCGGCACCGCCCTGTCGGCATGGGATGTCGCGAATCAGAAGCGGCACGTGCTGACCGGTCGGCCCGTCCCCGTGGCCGTGCCCGAGAAGAAGGGCCTGGGCCTCGGTTCGGTCATCGCCATCGTGCTCGGTGCCGCTGCCGCCGTGGGCGTTGTCGTCGCCGCATGGCAGGCGCTGCGTGCCGATGATGAGCTGTGGGTCGCTGACGACCCGCTGTCGCCGCCCAACGTGTGA
- a CDS encoding peptidylprolyl isomerase translates to MAHASHVATLHTNHGDIVINLFGDHAPNTVANFVGLADGSKDWTDPATGKPGEGPLYKDVIFHRIIPNFMIQGGDPLGQGIGGPGYNFNDEIHPELNFNAPYILAMANAGQRRNAITGQAEGTNGSQFFITTDPTPWLMGKHTIFGEVADDASKAVVDAISAVPTGAGDRPVEPVVLQSIDIVAA, encoded by the coding sequence ATGGCTCACGCTTCTCACGTCGCAACCCTGCACACCAACCACGGTGACATCGTCATCAACCTGTTCGGCGACCACGCGCCCAACACGGTCGCGAACTTCGTCGGCCTCGCCGACGGGTCGAAGGACTGGACCGACCCCGCCACGGGCAAGCCCGGTGAAGGCCCCCTGTACAAGGACGTCATCTTCCACCGCATCATCCCGAACTTCATGATTCAGGGCGGCGACCCGCTCGGTCAGGGCATCGGTGGCCCCGGCTACAACTTCAACGACGAGATCCACCCCGAGTTGAACTTCAACGCGCCGTACATCCTCGCCATGGCCAACGCCGGTCAGCGTCGCAACGCGATCACCGGTCAGGCCGAGGGCACCAACGGCTCGCAGTTCTTCATCACCACCGACCCGACCCCGTGGCTGATGGGGAAGCACACCATCTTCGGCGAGGTCGCCGATGACGCTTCGAAGGCCGTCGTCGACGCGATCTCGGCCGTTCCCACCGGTGCCGGCGACCGCCCGGTCGAGCCGGTCGTGCTGCAGTCGATCGACATCGTCGCGGCCTGA
- a CDS encoding rhomboid family intramembrane serine protease, translated as MTSPDLTQNRENFCYRHPDRQSFVLCQRCMRTICPECQTQAPVGVICPECMKAERKARTPAQRRAQRRWGGSIAADGRPLVTYAIIAVTAAVSLLQMVPVIGGYIQRALIFAPAFLYPDLSGAPFEPWRMLTAMLLHGGFIHLGLNMLALWMLGRSLEPMLGRWRFLSLYLISGFGGSVAVACLAPNTLTVGASGGVFGLMAALLIIGRHIGANVTGILVVLGINFAFGLFVERISWQAHLGGALVGAAVAYIFTRTRQRKQRTAQIWLLVALVVVLIGLTAFVPPALIAAGVFG; from the coding sequence ATGACCTCGCCAGACCTCACGCAGAACCGCGAGAACTTCTGCTACCGGCATCCGGATCGGCAGAGCTTCGTGCTCTGTCAGCGATGCATGCGCACGATCTGCCCCGAGTGCCAGACCCAGGCACCGGTCGGTGTGATCTGTCCGGAATGCATGAAGGCCGAGCGCAAGGCGCGCACGCCCGCCCAGCGTCGGGCGCAGCGCCGCTGGGGCGGATCAATCGCCGCTGACGGGCGTCCGCTGGTCACCTACGCGATCATCGCCGTCACCGCGGCGGTCAGCCTGCTGCAGATGGTTCCGGTCATCGGCGGCTACATCCAACGCGCGCTCATCTTTGCGCCGGCCTTTCTCTACCCCGACCTGTCGGGTGCCCCGTTCGAGCCGTGGCGCATGCTCACCGCGATGCTGCTGCACGGCGGCTTCATCCACCTCGGTCTGAACATGCTCGCGCTGTGGATGCTGGGGCGGTCGCTCGAACCGATGCTGGGGCGCTGGCGCTTCTTGAGCCTGTACCTCATCAGCGGGTTCGGTGGCTCTGTCGCCGTCGCATGTCTGGCGCCCAACACGCTCACCGTCGGTGCATCGGGTGGCGTCTTCGGTCTGATGGCCGCGCTGCTGATCATCGGCCGCCACATCGGTGCCAACGTCACGGGCATCCTCGTCGTGCTCGGCATCAACTTCGCGTTCGGGCTGTTCGTTGAGCGCATCTCGTGGCAGGCACACCTGGGTGGTGCCCTCGTCGGTGCCGCCGTGGCCTACATCTTCACGCGCACACGGCAGCGGAAGCAGCGCACCGCACAGATCTGGCTGCTGGTGGCGCTGGTCGTCGTGCTGATCGGGCTCACCGCGTTCGTGCCGCCGGCGTTGATCGCCGCGGGCGTCTTCGGCTGA
- a CDS encoding cell division protein CrgA has product MARSRVPEEPVDRPEGTDEAPNAVWFKPVMVGFMLLGLIWILVYYISGSRFPIPGLDAWNLGIGLGIALIGFLMTTRWR; this is encoded by the coding sequence ATGGCACGATCCCGCGTACCCGAAGAGCCCGTCGACCGCCCCGAGGGCACCGATGAGGCCCCCAACGCTGTCTGGTTCAAGCCCGTCATGGTCGGCTTCATGCTGCTCGGGCTCATCTGGATCCTGGTGTACTACATCTCAGGTTCGCGCTTTCCGATCCCTGGCCTCGACGCCTGGAACCTCGGCATCGGTCTGGGCATCGCGCTGATCGGCTTCCTGATGACCACACGCTGGCGCTGA
- a CDS encoding class E sortase: MHEHGSSRRSRRAARRSRPRATFTSVLGELLLTAGTLVLLFVAWQMWIGDIIIGAENNAKGAELSQEWAAVPAPEPPPAIEQDGELVYEPPVLPHPDDAEIFANMLIPRFGDDYNVHIAGGTSRARTLDTIGIGLYEQSKMPGEVGNFSLAGHRTTWGMPFNKVDKLKLDDAIVVETPEGWFTYRFRTLQYVTPTQVDVLLDVPQMPELDTDERYITLTACSPLYSLAERIVAYGVFESFQPRAEGPPASLASVEAATPSAGAAPSEGVR; this comes from the coding sequence ATGCACGAACACGGCTCCTCGCGCCGATCGCGCCGCGCAGCGCGCCGATCGCGCCCGAGGGCGACCTTCACGAGCGTCCTCGGTGAGCTGCTGCTGACGGCCGGCACGCTCGTGCTGCTGTTCGTCGCCTGGCAGATGTGGATCGGCGACATCATCATCGGCGCCGAGAACAACGCCAAGGGCGCCGAGCTGTCGCAGGAATGGGCGGCCGTTCCCGCCCCTGAGCCGCCGCCCGCCATCGAGCAGGACGGCGAGCTCGTCTACGAGCCGCCCGTGCTGCCCCACCCGGACGACGCCGAGATCTTCGCGAACATGCTCATCCCCCGGTTCGGCGACGACTACAACGTGCACATCGCCGGCGGCACCAGCCGCGCCCGCACCCTCGACACGATCGGCATCGGGCTCTACGAACAGTCGAAGATGCCCGGTGAGGTGGGCAACTTCTCACTGGCCGGTCATCGCACCACGTGGGGCATGCCGTTCAACAAGGTCGACAAGCTCAAGCTGGACGACGCGATCGTGGTCGAGACGCCCGAGGGCTGGTTCACGTACCGTTTCCGCACTCTCCAGTACGTCACGCCCACCCAGGTGGATGTGCTGCTGGACGTGCCCCAGATGCCCGAGCTCGACACCGACGAGCGCTACATCACCCTCACCGCGTGCTCACCGCTGTACTCGCTCGCCGAGCGCATCGTCGCCTACGGCGTGTTCGAGTCGTTCCAGCCGCGGGCCGAGGGCCCGCCGGCATCACTGGCATCGGTCGAGGCGGCGACGCCGTCTGCCGGAGCCGCACCGTCCGAAGGAGTCCGCTGA
- a CDS encoding anthranilate synthase component II, with protein MSVRVLVVDNHDSFVHTLIGYLRELGADVTMVEADASDADWPALLGAHDAVMISPGPGTPADAGASVAVVRLAADRRMPLLGVCLGHQAIGEAFGGTVARAPELMHGMVSHVTHDGSALFTGIRSPFDAGRYHSLALADLPATLRVTARAEHGTVMAVAHEELPIVGVQFHPESVLTESGHRMLQNWLSGVAAPTHSPATQ; from the coding sequence ATGAGCGTGCGCGTGCTGGTCGTCGACAACCACGACAGCTTCGTGCACACCCTCATCGGATACCTGCGCGAACTCGGCGCGGACGTCACGATGGTCGAGGCCGATGCGTCCGACGCCGACTGGCCGGCGCTGCTCGGTGCGCACGATGCGGTGATGATCTCACCCGGGCCCGGCACACCCGCCGACGCCGGTGCATCCGTCGCCGTCGTAAGGCTGGCGGCAGACCGACGGATGCCCCTGCTCGGCGTCTGCCTCGGACACCAGGCGATCGGCGAAGCATTCGGTGGAACCGTGGCACGCGCCCCCGAACTGATGCACGGGATGGTGTCGCACGTCACCCACGACGGTTCGGCGCTGTTCACGGGCATCCGATCGCCCTTCGACGCCGGACGCTACCACTCGCTCGCTCTCGCGGATCTGCCGGCGACGCTGCGCGTCACCGCGCGCGCCGAGCACGGCACCGTGATGGCCGTCGCTCACGAGGAGCTACCGATCGTCGGCGTGCAGTTCCACCCCGAGAGCGTGCTCACCGAAAGCGGGCATCGGATGCTGCAGAACTGGCTGTCAGGGGTCGCCGCGCCGACTCACTCGCCGGCGACGCAGTGA
- the pknB gene encoding Stk1 family PASTA domain-containing Ser/Thr kinase: MSTEPRIIAGRYRVDEVIGQGGMAKVHRGYDLTLGRDVAIKILDPDLARDAAFRTRFRLEAQAASRMSHPSIVRVYDAGDPGAQAEPYIVMELVHGTLLKDLIADGPVPVADAIRYTDGILEALDYSHRAGVVHRDIKPGNVMVTTTGAVKVMDFGIARAVSDSSSTVAETTQIIGTAAYFSPEQAKGESVDARTDLYSAGVVLYELLTGRQPFRGDSPVAVAYQHVSETPEPPSELNEALPRVLDAIVLRALAKDPYQRFPDAGSFRAALKEVAAGYAPTKKDIGALTSELYGPSPRQAQETARSLRQLSTDATMTRTQSGPPVAWIWAGVALLAVLLISVLFWVISLASAPTEVPTTTVTVPSVANLTSSEAEEALTDEGLVADLRDEASTDVDEGNVIRTQPASGEKVDEGTTVIVYVSTGADTVTMPSIEGLTQDAATKALTDAGLTLGTVRQQNDPDTGAGIVLSASVEPEAEVAPDTVVDLVVANGRVTIEDMTGWSLDAATRQLEKLGLTAAPVELGTCSDGQVPGVVVSMSEAPGEVPINSTVELRHCVAGE, translated from the coding sequence GTGTCGACAGAGCCGCGCATCATCGCGGGCCGCTACCGAGTGGACGAGGTCATCGGCCAGGGCGGCATGGCGAAGGTTCATCGTGGCTACGACCTGACCCTCGGGCGCGATGTCGCGATCAAGATCCTCGACCCCGATCTCGCTCGTGACGCCGCGTTCCGCACACGGTTCCGTCTTGAAGCGCAGGCGGCGTCGCGCATGTCGCATCCGTCTATCGTGCGCGTGTACGACGCCGGTGACCCGGGCGCCCAGGCAGAGCCGTACATCGTCATGGAGCTCGTGCACGGCACGTTGCTGAAGGATCTGATCGCGGACGGACCGGTGCCCGTCGCCGACGCCATCCGGTACACCGACGGCATCCTCGAGGCTCTCGACTACTCGCACCGCGCCGGCGTCGTGCACCGCGACATCAAACCGGGCAACGTGATGGTGACGACCACCGGTGCCGTGAAGGTGATGGACTTCGGCATCGCGCGTGCCGTGTCGGACTCGTCGTCGACGGTCGCCGAGACCACGCAGATCATCGGCACGGCAGCGTACTTCTCGCCGGAGCAGGCCAAGGGCGAGTCGGTCGATGCGCGCACCGACCTGTACTCCGCTGGCGTGGTGCTCTACGAGCTGCTCACCGGGCGTCAGCCGTTCCGCGGCGACTCGCCGGTGGCGGTCGCCTATCAGCACGTCAGTGAGACGCCCGAGCCACCGAGTGAGCTGAACGAGGCGTTGCCCCGGGTATTGGATGCCATCGTGCTGCGCGCTCTGGCGAAGGATCCGTACCAGCGCTTTCCCGACGCGGGCTCGTTCCGGGCCGCGCTGAAGGAGGTCGCCGCCGGCTACGCACCCACCAAGAAGGACATCGGGGCGCTGACCAGCGAGCTGTACGGCCCCAGCCCGCGCCAGGCCCAGGAGACCGCGCGGTCGCTGCGTCAGCTGAGCACCGATGCCACCATGACCCGCACGCAGTCCGGCCCGCCGGTCGCGTGGATCTGGGCCGGCGTCGCTCTGCTGGCCGTGCTGCTGATCTCGGTGCTGTTCTGGGTGATCAGCCTGGCGAGTGCTCCGACGGAGGTGCCGACCACTACGGTGACCGTGCCGAGCGTGGCGAACCTGACCTCGAGCGAGGCTGAAGAAGCGCTCACGGACGAGGGTCTGGTCGCCGACCTGCGTGATGAGGCGAGCACCGACGTCGACGAGGGCAATGTGATCCGCACGCAGCCCGCCAGCGGCGAGAAGGTCGACGAGGGCACCACGGTGATCGTCTACGTCTCCACCGGTGCCGACACCGTGACGATGCCGAGCATCGAGGGACTCACGCAAGACGCCGCGACCAAGGCGCTCACCGATGCCGGCCTCACCCTGGGCACGGTACGGCAGCAGAACGACCCCGACACCGGGGCAGGAATCGTGCTGAGCGCGAGCGTCGAGCCCGAAGCAGAGGTGGCTCCTGACACCGTCGTCGATCTCGTGGTCGCCAATGGCCGGGTCACCATCGAAGACATGACCGGCTGGTCGCTGGATGCCGCCACCCGCCAGCTCGAGAAGCTCGGCCTGACGGCTGCGCCCGTCGAGTTGGGCACGTGCTCGGACGGTCAGGTCCCGGGTGTGGTGGTCTCGATGTCAGAGGCCCCGGGCGAGGTGCCGATCAACTCGACCGTCGAGCTGCGTCACTGCGTCGCCGGCGAGTGA